The DNA window GTCCTCGGGGATGCCGCCGTCGTCAGTGGCCGCACCGTCGTCGGCCGACCCGTCATCAGAGGCCGCGCCATCATCGGACGCAGCACCGTCATCAGAGGCCGCGCCATCATCGGACGCAGCACCGTCATCGGAGGCAGCGCCGTCATCGGACGCAGCACCGTCATCGGAGGCCGCACCGTCATCGGACGCAGCGCCGTCATCGGAGGCCGACGTGTCGTCGTCGTCACCGCACGCAGCGGCGACGAGGCTGAAGACGACCACCAGCGCGAGCAGCCATCTGATTCTTCCGGGGGTTCTTCTCATTGTGTTTCTCCCTCTTCCTCTTCGGTCATCTCCGACGCGGCGCGTCGGACAGCGAACTGGAGCCTCAGGCGGTCGAACCCGAGGGCGGCGATCAGGACACCGCCGGTGACGACGTTCTGCCAGAACGACGAGACACCGGCCAGCGTGAGCGAGTTGTCGATGGTGGCGAGGAACAGCACTCCGATGGCTGTCCCGCCGACGCCGCCGACACCGCCGACGAGCGTCGTACCTCCGAGGAGGATCGCAGCGATCGCGGTCAGCTCCCACCCCTGGGCGACGGTGGGCGAAGCCGACGCGAGCCGGCCGACGAGGAGAACGGCGGCGACGCCTGCGAACAGGCCGCTGATCGCGTAGACGCCGACGCGGACCGGGCCGACGCGGATGCCCGCGAGGGTGGCGGCCTGTTCGTTGCCGCCAACCGCGTAGACATCACGGCCGAAGTAGGTGAACCGCAGGAGGTATGCACACACGATGAGCCCGATCACCATGATCACCGCGGGCACGGGAACCGATCCCCACTTTCCGTCTCCGAGGTCGACGAGGAAGTCGTCGGTGACGGTGGTGGTCCTGCCGTCCACCCAGATGAGAGCGAAGCCGCGGTACGCGGCGAGGGCGCCGAGTGTCACCACGAACGGTGAGAGCCCGAGCGGCCCGATCAGCACCCCGTTGGCGGCGCCCATGAGGGTCGCCAGGCCGAGGGTGAGCAGGATCGCGACACCGACGGGCATGGTTCCGATGAACTGGGAGAGCGCGACACCGGACAGAGCGAGGATGGACCCGACCGAGAGGTCGACGCCCCCAGAGATGAGCGCATAGGTGGCGCCGACGGCCAACAGGAACAGGCTGGCGTTGGATCGCAGGATGTTCGTGATGTTGGCCTCGGTGAGGAACCGGTCCTGGGTGAGGGCGCTGTAGAGGATCAACAGCCCCCACACCGACAACAGCCCGGCCTTGGGGTGCGAGAAGACGGCCCCCAGGCTCCTGCCGGCCGAGGGCCGTCCACCCGTGGCGGAGACGGTTGCGCTGTCAGCCATTGGCCGCTCCCTCCAGCTCGGCCATCCCTGTGGCAGCGGCCACGATCGCCTCTTCGTTCATGTCTTCGCCGGTCAACTCGGCAGCGACGACGCCGTGATGGAAGACGAGGATGCGGTCGCACAGCAACAACAACTCGGGGATCTCCGAAGACGCGACGACCACGCCCGCGCCGGAGTCAGCGACGTCCGCCACGAGCCCGTAGATGTCGGCCTTGGCGCCGATGTCGACACCGCGGGTGGGTTCGTCGAGCAGCAGGACCCGGGGCTCCTCGCGCATGGCACGCGCGACCACCACCTTCTGCTGGTTGCCGCCCGAGAGCGTGGACACGGGGGTGGCGGCTGAGGGCACCTTGATCGCAAGCCGCTGCTTCCACGTGTCGAACTCGCTGGCGTGTGCGGCCCGCCGGTTCAGCCGCAGCGGGGACCTCGTGTCGGTCAGCCCGAGGTTCTCCCCCACCGACATGGACATGACGAGCGCCTTGCCTCGGCGGTCGTCGGGGACCAGGACGACGCCACCACGGCGACATCCCCGCGGCGACGGCGGCACCTCGACGCCGTCGACGGTCACCGATCCGGCCGCCCGTGACCGCAGCCCGACGACCGTCTCGAGGAGCTCGGTACGGCCGGCGCCGGCGATCCCGGCGAGGCCGAGGATCTCACCGGCGCGGGCTTCGAAGGAGATGCCCCGGACGCGCCCTGCCCGATCGGTGAGGCCGTCGACGCTCATGACGACGTCGCCGGGCCCGATCCGGCGGTCGTGGACGAGTTGGGAGAGCTCACGGCCCACCATGTTGCGCACGAGCCAGTGCTCGTCGACCTCCGCACGGGGCGCTCCCGCGACACGGGCGCCGTCGCGCAGCACGGTGAAGCGGTCACCGATCTCGAGCATCTCCCGCAGCCGGTGCGAGATGAACACGACGATCAGGCCGTCGGCGACGAGGCCCCTCACCACCTCGAACAGGCGGCCCACCTCGGCGGGATCCAGCGAGCTGGTGGGCTCGTCGAGGATGAGGACCCTCGCGTCGGAGGAGATGGCACGGGCGATCTCGACGAGCTGTTGCTGGTCGATGGGGAGCTCGCCGGCCGGCCGGTCCGGGTCGATGCCGACCCCGAGGCGGGCGAGCACGGCCTCGGCCCGCCGGGATGTCTCGCCCCAGGCGATCCCCCACGGCCGGCGGGCCTGGCGGTGACCGAGGAAGATGTTCTCGGCGACCGAGAGGTGGGGTGCGAGCGCGAGCTCCTGGCTGACCAGCGCGATACCGCGCTCCCATGCGTCGGAGACCCTGCGGAACGTGACGGGGGCGCCGTCGAGGACGACCCGGCCGCCGCCGGGGCGCTCGGCACCGGCGAGCACCTTCATGAGCGTGGACTTCCCCGAGCCGTTCTCGCCGGCGAGCACGTGCACCTCGCCCGGCTCGAGCACGAGGTCCACACTGCGGAGCGCGTGGACACCGGGGTACTTCTTGTCGATCGCCTCGAGCCGCACGGAGGGGGCTGACGCGCTCACACGGCCCCCTGCTGGTCGGCGATCAGATGGTGCTTCTGGACCTTGCCCATGTGGTTGCGGGGAAGCTCGTCGATGAAGCGGATGCGGCGGGGACGCTTGTAGCCGGCGAGATCACGCCGCAGCGGCCCGAGGAGGTCTTCCTCGTCGACCGCCGCCCGTCCGGGCACCACGAAGGCGACGACCTCCTCACCCCATTCCTCCGACGGCATGCCGACCACCGCGGCCTCGCTGACGAGCTCGTTCTCGAGGAGCGCGTTCTCGATCTCGCGGGCGTAGACGTTGTACCCGCCGGTGACGATGAGGTCGATGTTGCGTCCGAGCAACTTGAGATATCCGTGGTCGTCGACGGCGCCGATATCACCGGTACGCAACCAGCCGTCGGCGTCGACGGCATCGGCGGTGGCCGCCGGGTTCTCGTAGTAGCCGGCGAACACCGACGGACTGCGGACGTGGACGATGCCCTCGGGGTCGAGGCCGACCTCCACACCGGGCAGCGGGAGCCCGACGCTTCCGGGCACGCGGAGCCCTTCGTAGGGGTTGGACACGCAAACCAGGGCCTCGGTGAGTCCGTACCGCTCGAGTGGCGGGTGGCCAGTGGCGTTCTGGAACTTCTCGAAGAGGGTCGGCGCGAGGGGCGCCGATCCCGACACGCACAGCCGAAGCTGCGCCATGCGTGCGACGTCGGGGTCCGTGACCAACCGGTGGTACATCGTGGGCACCCCGAAGAACATCGTGGCGTCGTACTTCGCCACGGCGTCGGTGACCCATCCGGGGTCGAACTTTTCTGCGACAACCGCGGAGGCCCCCACCAGCAGCAGCGTGTTCAACGAGAAGCACAGCCCGTGGACGTGGGAGAGCGGCAGCGTCAAGAGCAGCCGGTCTTCGGGCTGCCACCGCCACGCCTGCTCGAGCGCACGCGAGCAGGAATACAGGTTGCCGTGGGTGATGACCGCACCCTTGGGCCGACCGGTCGTGCCGGAGGTGAAGCAGATCAGTGCGGCGTCACCGGGTTCCAACTCGTCGAGACCACCGGTGCGGGCGTCGCCGGGGTCGGCAAGGAGACCGGCGCCGGCGACGACCGGGACGGAAAGGCCCATGCCAGCGAGCGTCTCGCCGGGATGAACGACGAGCGAGACGCCGGCGTCCCCGGCGATTCTGAGGATCTCGGCGCCGGTGGCACCGGCGTTCATGGGCACGACGACGACGCCGCTGCGCAGAGCCCCGAGGTAGCAGGCGATCATCGGCAACGAGCTGTCGCCGCACAGTGCGATGCGGTCGCCCCGGGAGACTCCGTGGCGACGCAACGCTCCCGCCGCCCGACGGGAGAGGTCGTCGAGATCGCCGCCGGTCACCCACTCCCTCTCGCGGGTCCACAGCACCGGTCGATCTGGTACAGTGGTCCATCTTTCAGACCACTTCGCGGGGAGCGTCCCGACGAGGAGTGCGGCCGCATCGATCGCCGATTCGCCCTGAAAATGGCGGGACGACGGCTCGAGCAGCACCGTCCACTGATCTGCCATGGCT is part of the Acidimicrobiales bacterium genome and encodes:
- a CDS encoding sugar ABC transporter ATP-binding protein, whose product is MSASAPSVRLEAIDKKYPGVHALRSVDLVLEPGEVHVLAGENGSGKSTLMKVLAGAERPGGGRVVLDGAPVTFRRVSDAWERGIALVSQELALAPHLSVAENIFLGHRQARRPWGIAWGETSRRAEAVLARLGVGIDPDRPAGELPIDQQQLVEIARAISSDARVLILDEPTSSLDPAEVGRLFEVVRGLVADGLIVVFISHRLREMLEIGDRFTVLRDGARVAGAPRAEVDEHWLVRNMVGRELSQLVHDRRIGPGDVVMSVDGLTDRAGRVRGISFEARAGEILGLAGIAGAGRTELLETVVGLRSRAAGSVTVDGVEVPPSPRGCRRGGVVLVPDDRRGKALVMSMSVGENLGLTDTRSPLRLNRRAAHASEFDTWKQRLAIKVPSAATPVSTLSGGNQQKVVVARAMREEPRVLLLDEPTRGVDIGAKADIYGLVADVADSGAGVVVASSEIPELLLLCDRILVFHHGVVAAELTGEDMNEEAIVAAATGMAELEGAANG
- a CDS encoding AMP-binding protein encodes the protein MADQWTVLLEPSSRHFQGESAIDAAALLVGTLPAKWSERWTTVPDRPVLWTREREWVTGGDLDDLSRRAAGALRRHGVSRGDRIALCGDSSLPMIACYLGALRSGVVVVPMNAGATGAEILRIAGDAGVSLVVHPGETLAGMGLSVPVVAGAGLLADPGDARTGGLDELEPGDAALICFTSGTTGRPKGAVITHGNLYSCSRALEQAWRWQPEDRLLLTLPLSHVHGLCFSLNTLLLVGASAVVAEKFDPGWVTDAVAKYDATMFFGVPTMYHRLVTDPDVARMAQLRLCVSGSAPLAPTLFEKFQNATGHPPLERYGLTEALVCVSNPYEGLRVPGSVGLPLPGVEVGLDPEGIVHVRSPSVFAGYYENPAATADAVDADGWLRTGDIGAVDDHGYLKLLGRNIDLIVTGGYNVYAREIENALLENELVSEAAVVGMPSEEWGEEVVAFVVPGRAAVDEEDLLGPLRRDLAGYKRPRRIRFIDELPRNHMGKVQKHHLIADQQGAV
- a CDS encoding ABC transporter permease gives rise to the protein MADSATVSATGGRPSAGRSLGAVFSHPKAGLLSVWGLLILYSALTQDRFLTEANITNILRSNASLFLLAVGATYALISGGVDLSVGSILALSGVALSQFIGTMPVGVAILLTLGLATLMGAANGVLIGPLGLSPFVVTLGALAAYRGFALIWVDGRTTTVTDDFLVDLGDGKWGSVPVPAVIMVIGLIVCAYLLRFTYFGRDVYAVGGNEQAATLAGIRVGPVRVGVYAISGLFAGVAAVLLVGRLASASPTVAQGWELTAIAAILLGGTTLVGGVGGVGGTAIGVLFLATIDNSLTLAGVSSFWQNVVTGGVLIAALGFDRLRLQFAVRRAASEMTEEEEGETQ